The following coding sequences lie in one Cyanobacterium sp. Dongsha4 genomic window:
- a CDS encoding DNA cytosine methyltransferase yields the protein MKQLSLLPELEIKKKKQAKLGRYERLQRELENVQDDFHKIFIDIEEKPAQYNFVDVFSGAGGMSQGLFKAGFKPIVSVEINEIASASYQRNFPNCFHICDDIHNFNPLDTLKKINAPEIHLVVGGPPCQGFSVAGKRKENDPRNFLFQEFIRVVAEVNPWYVVMENVPGILTMKKGAITDKIFQSFDEIGYRVSVAILETAAFGVPQIRPRAIFVANRFGQENPYPKAQLLPHEYKPIESVISDLPEYEPIPEINHQWTRHSAEYMERLSKVGYGESLYDTYADAFKRQYPGKPSMTIKENHGGTHIHPYLNRVISAREMARLQSFPDSFIFEGTMKKAMWQIGNAVPPRLAECIGYALIPYLNKIKNE from the coding sequence AAATGTACAAGATGATTTTCACAAAATTTTTATAGATATTGAAGAAAAACCCGCACAATATAACTTTGTTGACGTTTTTAGTGGTGCTGGTGGAATGTCTCAAGGTTTATTCAAGGCAGGATTTAAGCCCATTGTTAGCGTAGAAATTAATGAAATTGCTTCTGCTAGTTATCAAAGAAATTTCCCTAATTGTTTTCATATTTGTGATGATATTCATAACTTTAATCCTTTGGACACTTTAAAAAAAATTAATGCTCCTGAAATTCATCTCGTAGTAGGTGGTCCACCTTGCCAAGGTTTTTCTGTTGCAGGAAAAAGAAAAGAAAATGATCCTAGAAATTTCCTGTTTCAAGAATTTATACGAGTAGTTGCTGAAGTTAATCCTTGGTATGTAGTCATGGAGAATGTACCAGGTATTTTAACAATGAAAAAAGGAGCAATTACAGATAAGATTTTTCAATCATTTGATGAAATTGGCTATAGGGTTTCCGTGGCAATTTTAGAAACTGCTGCATTTGGTGTTCCACAAATTCGCCCAAGGGCTATTTTTGTTGCTAATCGATTTGGACAAGAAAATCCATACCCAAAAGCTCAATTATTGCCCCACGAATATAAACCCATTGAGTCAGTCATTTCTGATTTACCCGAATACGAACCAATACCCGAAATTAATCATCAATGGACTCGTCATTCTGCCGAATATATGGAAAGATTGTCTAAAGTGGGATATGGAGAATCATTATATGATACTTATGCCGATGCTTTTAAACGTCAATACCCCGGAAAGCCTAGTATGACAATTAAAGAAAATCATGGTGGTACACATATTCATCCATATCTTAATAGAGTGATTTCTGCGAGGGAAATGGCAAGATTACAAAGTTTTCCTGATAGTTTTATTTTTGAAGGTACAATGAAAAAAGCTATGTGGCAGATTGGCAATGCAGTTCCACCAAGACTTGCAGAATGTATTGGATACGCTTTGATTCCTTATTTGAACAAAATTAAAAATGAATAA